In one window of Pseudodesulfovibrio sediminis DNA:
- a CDS encoding ABC transporter substrate-binding protein, whose amino-acid sequence MKRLLLLVCALMLCASTALAGTPVKVAHATWVGYGPLYIAKDLGYFDEAGLDVDLVIIEDEAQYAAALASGNIDGLGNVLDREVIHFAKGTEEVVVFAMDESSGGDGVIASKDIKTVVDLKGKTVGLDKSSTSYFFFLSILKKYGVDEKDINILEMGASDAGAAFVAGKIDAAVTWEPWLMNAGQREGGHVLVSSKEMPKTIVDVFVLNANYVKENPAVPGKLTACWNKAVAWYAKNADKGNAIMAKAMGLETGEMAEMAAGVTFIGADDNKAFFDKAQASNIYEVAERAITFWKSKGIITKDVSVDTLITSDYVNAN is encoded by the coding sequence ATGAAGCGTCTATTGTTGTTGGTTTGTGCCCTTATGCTCTGTGCTTCCACCGCGTTGGCCGGTACGCCGGTCAAGGTGGCCCACGCTACCTGGGTTGGTTATGGCCCTCTGTATATTGCTAAGGATCTTGGATACTTTGATGAAGCCGGACTGGATGTCGATCTGGTTATCATCGAAGACGAAGCCCAGTACGCAGCGGCTTTGGCCTCCGGTAATATCGATGGCCTGGGCAATGTGCTGGACCGTGAGGTCATCCACTTTGCCAAAGGCACTGAAGAAGTCGTTGTTTTTGCCATGGATGAATCCTCCGGCGGCGACGGTGTGATCGCATCCAAGGACATCAAGACGGTTGTCGATCTCAAGGGCAAGACTGTCGGGCTGGACAAGTCTTCCACTTCCTACTTTTTCTTCCTGTCCATCCTGAAGAAATACGGTGTTGACGAGAAAGACATCAACATCCTGGAGATGGGTGCTTCTGACGCCGGTGCCGCTTTTGTGGCTGGCAAGATCGACGCGGCTGTTACCTGGGAGCCCTGGTTGATGAATGCCGGTCAGCGTGAAGGCGGCCATGTGCTGGTTTCCTCCAAGGAAATGCCCAAGACCATCGTGGACGTGTTTGTGCTCAACGCCAACTATGTCAAAGAGAACCCTGCCGTGCCCGGCAAGCTGACTGCGTGCTGGAACAAGGCTGTTGCCTGGTATGCAAAGAACGCCGACAAGGGCAACGCCATCATGGCCAAGGCCATGGGGCTTGAGACCGGCGAAATGGCTGAAATGGCCGCAGGCGTCACCTTTATCGGCGCTGATGACAACAAGGCCTTTTTTGATAAGGCTCAGGCCAGCAACATCTACGAAGTGGCCGAGCGCGCCATCACCTTCTGGAAGTCCAAGGGCATCATCACCAAGGACGTATCCGTGGATACCCTGATCACCTCCGACTACGTGAACGCCAACTAA
- the phnN gene encoding phosphonate metabolism protein/1,5-bisphosphokinase (PRPP-forming) PhnN — MHYGRLIYVIGPSGCGKDSVMKYARQRCPGKEAAFAHRYITRKAAAGGENHIHLHPDEFQGRLERGAFALNWESHGFRYGIGGEIDIWLESGMNVVVNGSRAYLPEAARRYPTMLPVLICVEPDILKHRLRLRGRESPMEIERRLERAQAYDVEHPCLECLDNSGELSLAGSRMLELVRLDRVKMRKAV; from the coding sequence ATGCACTACGGCAGATTGATTTATGTCATCGGCCCTTCCGGCTGCGGCAAGGACAGTGTCATGAAATATGCGCGGCAGCGATGTCCGGGCAAGGAAGCGGCTTTTGCGCATAGGTATATCACGAGAAAGGCCGCTGCCGGGGGTGAGAACCATATCCACTTGCACCCGGATGAATTTCAGGGGCGGCTGGAGCGTGGGGCGTTCGCCCTGAATTGGGAGAGCCATGGGTTTCGGTATGGCATCGGGGGCGAGATCGATATCTGGCTGGAATCCGGCATGAATGTGGTGGTGAACGGCTCTCGGGCCTACCTGCCGGAAGCGGCGAGAAGATATCCGACGATGCTGCCGGTGCTCATCTGTGTTGAGCCGGATATTCTCAAACATCGCCTGCGGTTGCGCGGCCGCGAATCACCGATGGAGATTGAACGGCGATTGGAGCGGGCCCAGGCCTATGATGTGGAGCATCCGTGTCTTGAGTGCCTTGACAACAGTGGGGAGCTGAGCCTCGCGGGGAGTCGCATGCTTGAACTGGTCAGACTTGATCGGGTGAAAATGCGCAAGGCTGTATGA
- the phnG gene encoding phosphonate C-P lyase system protein PhnG has product MKPDSDTIDALHQGTQARKDWMSTLARIETDRLEKAFAALDAPPRFSHLRAPEIGMAMVRARAEAKGRQFNLGEMTISRCSIQLENGPIGHGYIAGRDKRHAELAALFDALLQTPEHGPRLHETIRTFAREQAEHMNAHQAKTAATKVNFFTMVRGED; this is encoded by the coding sequence ATGAAACCCGATAGTGACACCATAGACGCTCTTCATCAGGGAACACAGGCCAGAAAGGACTGGATGAGTACGCTCGCCCGAATCGAAACAGACCGTCTGGAAAAGGCGTTTGCCGCGTTGGACGCTCCACCGAGGTTCAGCCACCTGCGCGCACCGGAGATCGGCATGGCCATGGTTCGAGCCAGGGCCGAAGCCAAGGGCAGGCAATTCAACCTCGGCGAAATGACCATCTCACGGTGCTCGATACAGCTTGAAAACGGTCCCATCGGGCACGGATATATTGCCGGGCGCGACAAGCGACACGCCGAGCTGGCAGCCCTTTTCGACGCTCTGCTCCAGACCCCTGAGCACGGCCCCAGGCTGCATGAGACCATCAGGACATTTGCCCGTGAACAGGCTGAACACATGAACGCCCACCAGGCAAAGACCGCTGCCACCAAGGTGAACTTCTTCACCATGGTCCGCGGCGAAGACTAG
- a CDS encoding DapH/DapD/GlmU-related protein translates to MKTDTHNSTSALDLSPAVDVTAEVTDSELGIYTEVLENCLVLESTLGDYSYLSHGCDVAYCDIGKFASIASQVRIGPTNHPMWRLTQHHFTYRSSRYGFGKDDDWLFDWRRGQRTRIGHDVWIGHGATVLPGVTVGHGAVIGAGAVVSRDVAPYAIVGGVPARFIRDRFPAELHERLIHLAWWDWGHDLLGSALEDFRRLPVESFLEKYEGMTR, encoded by the coding sequence ATGAAAACCGATACGCATAATTCGACATCTGCACTGGATCTGTCGCCTGCCGTGGACGTGACGGCAGAGGTCACGGATTCGGAGCTGGGGATATACACCGAGGTGCTTGAGAACTGTCTGGTGCTGGAGAGCACGCTGGGAGACTATTCCTATCTGAGCCATGGATGCGACGTGGCCTACTGCGACATAGGCAAGTTCGCCTCCATCGCTTCGCAGGTGCGCATAGGGCCGACCAATCATCCCATGTGGCGGCTTACCCAACATCATTTCACCTACCGGAGCAGTCGATACGGGTTCGGTAAAGACGACGACTGGCTTTTTGACTGGCGGCGCGGACAGCGGACGCGCATCGGGCATGATGTCTGGATCGGACACGGGGCCACGGTCCTGCCCGGCGTCACTGTCGGCCACGGGGCGGTCATCGGGGCCGGAGCCGTGGTCAGCCGGGATGTCGCTCCCTATGCCATTGTCGGCGGTGTTCCGGCCCGGTTCATCAGGGATCGGTTCCCTGCGGAACTTCATGAGCGGCTCATTCATCTTGCCTGGTGGGACTGGGGGCATGATCTGCTTGGTTCGGCGCTGGAGGATTTCAGACGCCTGCCCGTGGAGTCCTTTCTCGAAAAATATGAAGGAATGACGAGGTAG
- the phnF gene encoding phosphonate metabolism transcriptional regulator PhnF: MLTRGTGVALWRQIYSTLELEISSGRLQPGDRLPSENALSAKFAVNRHTIRRALSTLEENGLIRVEHGRGSFVQEPVIHYPVSRRTRFSENLSKQRRTPGNVFIRAVDAEADRLVAEALDIESGAVVTCVSSAGEADGRRISYSTSYFPRSLFPGMVRIYRENGSVTRTLEHFGVGDYSRKQTRIISRMPSAEEARELRQPRTRPVLITESINVDSRGVPVEFGICLFASDWVQILVEPSE; the protein is encoded by the coding sequence ATGCTCACACGCGGAACCGGGGTTGCCTTGTGGCGACAGATCTATTCGACGCTTGAACTGGAGATATCTTCCGGGCGATTGCAGCCCGGTGATCGGTTGCCGTCCGAGAACGCGCTGTCCGCAAAATTCGCAGTCAACCGGCATACGATCCGACGCGCCCTGTCCACACTTGAGGAGAACGGATTGATTCGGGTGGAGCATGGCCGGGGTTCCTTTGTGCAGGAGCCTGTCATCCATTATCCAGTCAGCAGACGGACCCGCTTCAGCGAGAACCTTTCCAAACAGCGCCGGACTCCCGGCAATGTCTTTATCAGGGCTGTGGATGCCGAAGCCGACAGGCTGGTTGCCGAGGCCCTGGATATCGAGTCGGGCGCGGTCGTGACCTGTGTCTCCAGCGCGGGAGAGGCCGACGGCAGGCGTATCAGCTATTCCACTTCGTATTTTCCCCGATCCCTGTTCCCCGGCATGGTCCGTATCTATCGGGAGAACGGTTCCGTGACCCGGACGCTGGAGCATTTCGGCGTTGGGGATTACTCCAGAAAACAGACCCGGATCATCTCTCGAATGCCCTCTGCCGAGGAGGCCCGTGAGCTGCGACAGCCTCGGACCAGACCGGTGCTGATCACTGAGAGCATCAACGTGGACAGCAGAGGCGTGCCGGTTGAGTTCGGCATCTGCCTGTTCGCCAGTGATTGGGTGCAGATTCTTGTGGAGCCTTCCGAATAA
- a CDS encoding VCBS domain-containing protein: MADTTTTQQVPVLRIALPGPGETTSYLLTSDTLVKFTFDLSEAEFIGNGNNLEIIVEGGGKIILEDYLILAEADSLPSFEMVGGDLVPGGIYMFAFEGADQPTDEDLETAAAAGATGSGAGAYSDDAGSLFDGLNALGGQGDAYDSTTFEVTDPTDETIPAEGPIPPVAVDDVNLIVEDEWNRGGEGGEGSWGQEQYGFVEGNLLLNDYDDDNIDYPETSGSQTELSVNTIDFPGEDFTGNNPAAVPVTDAGVQVNGLYGTLTVFADGSYHYDLDQNLADPLREGQEVEEVFNYTAIDPEGNSSNVATLTITVIGSNDAPDAFDDAPVEGVIEQGTEVAGIASVIGNVLHNDSDIDNIGYEDLDPAYATLIPTDPDGVIELGVTSIYSNSTYQYDSTPENGAFTVNGQYGTLTINEDGSYEYVLDQTKADPLNTEDDLVETFSYSMWDGDKYDHATLSIPVLGSNDAPIAAVDTNSFTEAVDAAAAADVSGNVLANDTDIDNIDLGEVGTPELTITDIDYTGAGTPPARTSTAHVADNIVEGEYGTLYLNDDGSYHYVEDKSATDPLNTDDAPVTDVFTYEVSDNQSGSALTDTATLTITIDGANDSPIAAVDTNSFTEAVDAAAAADVSGNVLANDTDIDNIDLGEVGTPELTITDIDYTGAGTPPARTSTAHVADNIVEGEYGTLYLNDDGSYHYVEDKSATDPLNTDDAPVTDVFTYEVSDNQSGSALTDTATLTITIDGANDSPIAAVDTNSFTEAVDAAAAADVSGNVLANDTDIDNIDLGEVGTPELTITDIDYTGAGTPPARTSTAHVADNIVEGEYGTLYLNDDGSYHYVEDKSATDPLNTDDAPVTDVFTYEVSDNQSGSALTDTATLTITIDGANDSPIAAVDTNSFTEAVDAAAAADVSGNVLANDTDIDNIDLGEVGTPELTITDIDYTGAGTPPARTSTAHVADNIVEGEYGTLYLNDDGSYHYVEDKSATDPLNTDDAPVTDVFTYEVSDNQSGSALTDTATLTITIDGANDSPIAAVDTNSFTEAVDAAAAADVSGNVLANDTDIDNIDLGEVGTPELTITDIDYTGAGTPPARTSTAHVADNIVEGEYGTLYLNDDGSYHYVEDKSATDPLNTDDAPVTDVFTYEVSDNQSGSALTDTATLTITIDGANDSPIAAVDTNSFTEAVDAAAAADVSGNVLANDTDIDNIDLGEVGTPELTITDIDYTGGGTPPARTSTAHVADNIVEGEYGTLYLNDDGSYHYVEDKSATDPLNTDDAPVTDVFTYEVSDNQSGDALTDTATLTITIDPANDTPIAVHDGSHDIFIESTVVTVIDDWSNISGSVYYGPGYTVTAEAFDELGAPVDDVAFTTWGNDQHLGILSGGSGDSQKVDDDSPGEQITFEFDDPQSSFSIGFIAQGNNHVNAYVYPVGGGAPTLFTNVGNAVYITPGFDFDTIVFIPDGSFGMESLTTVTGGDTSITGVADGNVLANDFDIDNVDFDTAAAAGNMGLLELSVTDVDSANAPANVASTGSDIGGDYYTIDGDFGSLKIYDTGEWNYDPFEEVDGEGGWQHLEETSTDVFEYTVSDGSGGSDTAFIEVSLNVNSGNVLGGTGTVLGSDGNDVIFPESGDDVHSGAGSDVIVIDPENLGDGATSINILDFSDNDSLALGNLEGATVSITSDTNDVNLVFSDINGSDDIVVNLLGVTPANDMVDQVVEITTSDDLNTLIQTIIDSGNDAII; this comes from the coding sequence ATGGCTGACACAACTACTACCCAACAAGTCCCGGTACTGCGGATAGCATTGCCTGGTCCGGGCGAGACAACGTCGTATCTCCTTACGTCGGACACTCTGGTCAAGTTCACCTTTGATCTTTCCGAAGCGGAATTCATTGGAAATGGCAACAACCTTGAAATTATCGTGGAAGGCGGTGGAAAGATAATCCTTGAGGACTATCTGATTCTCGCAGAAGCAGACTCCCTGCCTTCCTTTGAAATGGTTGGCGGCGACTTGGTTCCAGGCGGCATATATATGTTTGCATTTGAAGGGGCGGACCAACCCACGGATGAAGACCTTGAAACCGCTGCAGCCGCAGGCGCCACTGGCTCGGGCGCAGGTGCATACAGTGATGATGCAGGCAGCCTCTTTGACGGTCTGAATGCGCTCGGTGGACAGGGCGATGCCTATGACTCGACCACATTCGAAGTGACCGATCCTACTGATGAAACAATTCCTGCCGAAGGACCTATTCCCCCCGTAGCCGTTGATGACGTCAACCTCATCGTAGAGGACGAATGGAATCGCGGCGGCGAAGGCGGTGAAGGCTCTTGGGGACAGGAACAGTATGGCTTTGTTGAAGGCAACCTGCTGCTTAACGACTACGATGACGACAATATCGATTACCCGGAGACCAGTGGCAGTCAGACGGAACTTTCCGTCAACACCATTGATTTCCCGGGTGAAGACTTTACAGGAAATAATCCTGCCGCCGTTCCCGTCACTGACGCCGGTGTGCAGGTCAACGGCCTGTACGGCACTTTGACCGTTTTTGCCGACGGTTCATACCATTATGATCTGGACCAGAACCTGGCAGATCCGCTTCGTGAAGGACAGGAAGTGGAAGAGGTGTTCAATTACACCGCCATAGATCCTGAAGGCAATAGCAGCAATGTCGCGACCCTGACCATCACCGTGATCGGCAGCAACGATGCTCCCGACGCGTTTGATGATGCGCCTGTTGAAGGAGTTATCGAGCAGGGAACCGAAGTTGCTGGAATCGCAAGCGTTATCGGCAATGTCCTCCACAACGACTCCGACATCGACAACATCGGCTATGAAGATCTGGATCCCGCGTATGCGACCCTGATCCCGACCGACCCCGATGGCGTCATCGAGCTTGGCGTCACTTCTATATATAGTAATAGCACCTACCAATACGACTCCACTCCCGAGAACGGTGCCTTCACCGTTAACGGTCAGTATGGAACGCTCACCATCAACGAAGATGGTTCCTACGAGTATGTACTTGACCAGACCAAGGCTGATCCGCTGAACACCGAAGACGATCTCGTCGAGACATTCAGCTACAGCATGTGGGACGGCGACAAGTACGACCACGCAACGCTGAGTATTCCGGTACTCGGTTCAAATGATGCACCCATCGCCGCGGTGGACACCAACTCCTTTACCGAGGCAGTTGACGCAGCCGCAGCAGCAGACGTGTCCGGCAACGTGCTGGCCAATGATACGGACATCGACAACATCGATCTCGGCGAAGTCGGCACACCTGAGCTGACCATCACCGATATCGACTACACCGGCGCTGGCACACCGCCTGCGCGGACCAGCACCGCTCATGTTGCCGACAACATCGTGGAAGGCGAGTACGGTACTCTGTACCTCAACGATGACGGCAGCTACCACTATGTGGAAGACAAGAGCGCAACCGATCCGCTGAACACAGACGACGCACCGGTCACGGACGTCTTCACCTACGAAGTCTCCGACAACCAGTCCGGTAGCGCACTGACTGACACGGCCACACTGACCATCACCATTGATGGTGCCAACGACTCGCCCATCGCCGCGGTGGACACCAACTCCTTTACCGAGGCAGTTGACGCAGCCGCAGCAGCAGACGTGTCCGGCAACGTGCTGGCCAATGATACGGACATCGACAACATCGATCTCGGCGAAGTCGGCACACCTGAGCTGACCATCACCGATATCGACTACACCGGCGCTGGCACACCGCCTGCGCGGACCAGCACCGCTCATGTTGCCGACAACATCGTGGAAGGCGAGTACGGTACTCTGTACCTCAACGATGACGGCAGCTACCACTATGTGGAAGACAAGAGCGCAACCGATCCGCTGAACACAGACGACGCACCGGTCACGGACGTCTTCACCTACGAAGTCTCCGACAACCAGTCCGGTAGCGCACTGACTGACACGGCCACACTGACCATCACCATTGATGGTGCCAACGACTCGCCCATCGCCGCGGTGGACACCAACTCCTTTACCGAGGCAGTTGACGCAGCCGCAGCAGCAGACGTGTCCGGCAACGTGCTGGCCAATGATACGGACATCGACAACATCGATCTCGGCGAAGTCGGCACACCTGAGCTGACCATCACCGATATCGACTACACCGGCGCTGGCACACCGCCTGCGCGGACCAGCACCGCTCATGTTGCCGACAACATCGTGGAAGGCGAGTACGGTACTCTGTACCTCAACGATGACGGCAGCTACCACTATGTGGAAGACAAGAGCGCAACCGATCCGCTGAACACAGACGACGCACCGGTCACGGACGTCTTCACCTACGAAGTCTCCGACAACCAGTCCGGTAGCGCACTGACTGACACGGCCACACTGACCATCACCATTGATGGTGCCAACGACTCGCCCATCGCCGCGGTGGACACCAACTCCTTTACCGAGGCAGTTGACGCAGCCGCAGCAGCAGACGTGTCCGGCAACGTGCTGGCCAATGATACGGACATCGACAACATCGATCTCGGCGAAGTCGGCACACCTGAGCTGACCATCACCGATATCGACTACACCGGCGCTGGCACACCGCCTGCGCGGACCAGCACCGCTCATGTTGCCGACAACATCGTGGAAGGCGAGTACGGTACTCTGTACCTCAACGATGACGGCAGCTACCACTATGTGGAAGACAAGAGCGCAACCGATCCGCTGAACACAGACGACGCACCGGTCACGGACGTCTTCACCTACGAAGTCTCCGACAACCAGTCCGGTAGCGCACTGACTGACACGGCCACACTGACCATCACCATTGATGGTGCCAACGACTCGCCCATCGCCGCGGTGGACACCAACTCCTTTACCGAGGCAGTTGACGCAGCCGCAGCAGCAGACGTGTCCGGCAACGTGCTGGCCAATGATACGGACATCGACAACATCGATCTCGGCGAAGTCGGCACACCTGAGCTGACCATCACCGATATCGACTACACCGGCGCTGGCACACCGCCTGCGCGGACCAGCACCGCTCATGTTGCCGACAACATCGTGGAAGGCGAGTACGGTACTCTGTACCTCAACGATGACGGCAGCTACCACTATGTGGAAGACAAGAGCGCAACCGATCCGCTGAACACAGACGACGCACCGGTCACGGACGTCTTCACCTACGAAGTCTCCGACAACCAGTCCGGTAGCGCACTGACTGACACGGCCACACTGACCATCACCATTGATGGTGCCAACGACTCGCCCATCGCCGCAGTGGACACCAACTCCTTTACCGAGGCAGTTGACGCAGCCGCAGCAGCAGACGTGTCCGGCAACGTGCTGGCCAATGATACGGACATCGACAACATCGATCTCGGCGAAGTCGGCACACCTGAGCTGACCATCACCGACATCGACTACACCGGCGGCGGAACCCCGCCTGCGCGGACCAGCACCGCTCATGTTGCCGACAACATCGTGGAAGGCGAGTACGGTACTCTGTACCTCAACGATGACGGCAGCTACCACTATGTGGAAGACAAGAGCGCAACCGATCCGCTGAACACGGACGACGCACCGGTCACGGACGTCTTCACCTACGAAGTCTCCGACAACCAGTCCGGCGACGCACTGACTGACACGGCCACACTGACCATCACCATTGATCCGGCCAATGACACTCCCATCGCAGTGCATGACGGCTCTCATGATATTTTCATCGAGAGCACTGTCGTCACCGTAATTGATGACTGGAGTAACATCAGCGGCTCGGTCTACTATGGGCCTGGTTACACCGTAACCGCCGAGGCCTTTGATGAACTCGGCGCCCCTGTCGATGACGTTGCATTCACGACCTGGGGTAACGATCAGCACCTCGGCATCCTTAGCGGTGGTTCCGGAGACAGTCAGAAGGTTGATGATGACTCGCCTGGCGAACAGATCACATTCGAGTTCGACGACCCGCAGAGTTCGTTCAGCATTGGGTTCATCGCTCAGGGTAACAACCACGTTAATGCATACGTCTACCCCGTTGGAGGCGGAGCACCGACCCTGTTCACCAATGTTGGTAACGCAGTCTACATCACCCCGGGCTTTGATTTCGACACGATCGTCTTCATCCCCGATGGTTCATTCGGCATGGAAAGCCTGACAACCGTGACCGGCGGAGACACCTCCATCACCGGCGTGGCAGACGGCAACGTGCTGGCCAATGACTTCGATATCGACAACGTGGACTTCGACACCGCCGCCGCAGCCGGCAACATGGGGCTGCTCGAATTGAGCGTGACGGATGTGGACAGCGCCAACGCACCTGCCAACGTGGCTTCCACCGGCAGCGACATTGGCGGCGACTACTACACCATTGACGGCGACTTCGGATCCCTGAAGATCTACGACACTGGTGAGTGGAACTATGATCCGTTTGAGGAAGTTGACGGCGAAGGCGGATGGCAGCACCTCGAAGAGACCTCCACCGATGTCTTCGAATACACCGTATCCGATGGCTCCGGCGGCTCTGACACCGCATTCATTGAAGTCTCGCTGAACGTGAACTCCGGCAACGTCCTGGGCGGCACCGGAACCGTGCTCGGCAGCGACGGCAATGACGTCATCTTCCCGGAAAGCGGCGACGACGTGCACTCCGGCGCAGGATCGGATGTCATCGTCATTGATCCTGAAAACCTGGGTGATGGAGCAACATCCATCAATATCCTCGACTTCAGCGACAACGACAGCCTGGCTCTGGGCAACCTGGAAGGCGCAACGGTCTCGATCACGTCCGACACCAATGATGTCAACCTCGTGTTCTCCGACATCAACGGCAGTGATGATATCGTGGTCAACCTGCTGGGTGTCACCCCGGCAAACGACATGGTTGATCAGGTGGTGGAAATCACGACCAGCGACGACCTGAACACACTGATCCAAACGATCATCGACTCCGGTAACGATGCAATCATCTAA
- the phnH gene encoding phosphonate C-P lyase system protein PhnH, producing the protein MSENAINTSFHEQVDPAHNNQRIFRAILLTMSRPGTVTVIGNWPNPPQGLHPAAAAVCLALVDMDTPLWVGPKAPVDIQTFLRFHCGCFIPRKPENGAFGLILDGTRLPDFESFNPGDIEYPDRSATLIIQVDSINVGRGITLSGPGINGNTRLSVDGLHTDFWQAMQDNHRRFPLGFDVILTTKTEIVSLPRTVQVEL; encoded by the coding sequence ATGTCGGAAAACGCGATCAACACCTCTTTCCATGAGCAGGTCGACCCCGCTCACAACAATCAGCGGATATTCCGGGCGATACTGCTCACCATGTCCCGCCCCGGTACCGTCACGGTCATCGGCAACTGGCCCAACCCGCCACAGGGGCTGCACCCCGCAGCCGCAGCGGTGTGCCTCGCTCTTGTGGACATGGACACACCGCTCTGGGTCGGACCCAAGGCCCCTGTCGACATTCAGACCTTCCTCCGCTTCCACTGCGGATGCTTCATCCCCCGAAAGCCCGAAAACGGCGCGTTCGGCCTGATACTGGACGGCACCCGACTGCCCGACTTCGAATCCTTCAACCCCGGCGACATCGAGTACCCCGACAGGTCCGCCACCCTGATCATCCAGGTGGATTCAATCAATGTGGGCCGGGGCATCACTTTGAGCGGCCCCGGAATCAATGGAAACACCCGACTCTCCGTGGACGGACTGCACACCGACTTCTGGCAGGCAATGCAGGACAACCACAGGCGGTTCCCCCTCGGTTTCGATGTGATCCTGACAACCAAAACAGAGATCGTCTCACTGCCGAGAACGGTCCAGGTGGAGTTATAA
- a CDS encoding DUF1045 domain-containing protein, producing the protein MSGRYALYYAPERESTLDLFGRHFLGRCAETGKRYEQPNLPDAGAEGVHGLTSSPRFYGFHGTIVPPFHLKDSSTPGALLERAQAFARSQPSCDLGTLSVKELGSFIALVPSQTLPVVRLAEAGLRSFHHLREQPSLAEMERRRSRGLTVTQERLLATWGYPYVLEEFRFHLTLTDSIGDTRLRKKMVKSLHGLTAPFSRTTYAIREVCVFYQSDTASPFSLIKRIPFGNTQESVCTTAD; encoded by the coding sequence ATGTCAGGGAGGTACGCACTGTATTACGCCCCGGAACGGGAGAGCACGCTCGATCTGTTCGGCAGGCATTTTCTCGGCAGATGTGCGGAAACCGGGAAGCGCTATGAACAACCAAACCTGCCTGATGCGGGAGCGGAGGGGGTTCATGGGCTCACCAGCTCCCCGCGATTCTACGGATTTCATGGAACCATTGTCCCTCCGTTTCACTTGAAGGATTCCTCGACTCCCGGCGCGCTCCTGGAGCGCGCACAGGCCTTTGCCCGATCGCAGCCCTCCTGTGATCTCGGCACGCTGTCGGTCAAGGAGCTCGGCAGTTTCATCGCCCTTGTTCCATCTCAGACGCTTCCGGTTGTCCGATTGGCAGAGGCGGGGCTTCGGTCATTTCACCATCTGCGTGAGCAGCCGTCCCTTGCCGAAATGGAGCGCCGCCGCTCAAGGGGGCTGACTGTCACGCAGGAACGTCTCCTGGCGACGTGGGGATATCCTTATGTTCTGGAAGAATTCCGGTTCCATCTGACGCTGACGGATTCCATCGGGGATACGCGCCTCAGGAAAAAAATGGTGAAGTCCCTGCATGGCCTGACTGCTCCGTTCAGCAGGACGACGTATGCCATTCGTGAGGTCTGTGTTTTTTACCAGTCGGACACGGCGTCTCCCTTTTCACTCATCAAACGAATTCCCTTTGGGAACACTCAGGAGTCAGTATGCACTACGGCAGATTGA
- a CDS encoding ABC transporter permease, translating into MRTGTWLAATSLFVVLGLWALAAYSGSVKPLFLPPPHKVFLAFGEMYTEGILFSYTWDSVYRVMVGWSLAVVFAVPLGLLIATSRRASALLAPLMEFARYLPVVALVPLTLLYFGIGDAQKFAIIFLGTFFQLVLMVADSVSAVPGDLSRAAATLGASKAQTYRLVLFPGALPGIMDDLRITVGWAWTYLVVAELVAANSGLGYMILRAQRFLAIDRIFAGLILIGLLGLLTDSLFKLLARTITPWSEKQ; encoded by the coding sequence ATGCGGACCGGGACGTGGCTTGCTGCCACGTCCCTGTTCGTCGTTCTGGGCCTGTGGGCCCTGGCCGCCTATTCCGGGTCGGTGAAGCCGCTCTTCCTGCCGCCTCCGCACAAGGTTTTTTTAGCCTTTGGCGAGATGTACACGGAGGGCATTCTCTTCTCCTATACCTGGGACAGCGTCTACCGCGTCATGGTGGGCTGGTCTCTGGCCGTGGTCTTTGCCGTCCCTCTGGGGTTGCTCATAGCCACATCCCGGCGGGCGTCGGCTCTGCTGGCTCCGCTCATGGAGTTTGCCCGCTACCTGCCGGTGGTGGCTCTGGTGCCGCTGACCCTGCTCTATTTCGGTATCGGTGACGCCCAGAAGTTTGCCATCATTTTTCTCGGCACGTTTTTTCAACTGGTTCTTATGGTAGCGGACAGTGTGTCTGCCGTTCCCGGAGACCTGAGTCGTGCCGCCGCTACTCTGGGAGCTTCCAAGGCGCAGACGTACCGGTTGGTCCTGTTTCCCGGTGCGCTGCCTGGGATCATGGATGACCTGCGTATCACCGTGGGCTGGGCCTGGACCTATCTGGTGGTGGCCGAGCTGGTGGCCGCAAACTCCGGTCTGGGTTATATGATCCTGCGTGCGCAACGCTTTCTGGCTATCGACCGCATTTTTGCGGGGTTGATCCTCATTGGTCTGCTCGGTCTGCTGACCGACTCTTTGTTCAAGTTGCTCGCCCGTACCATAACCCCGTGGAGCGAAAAACAATGA